The following proteins are co-located in the Hydrogenobacter hydrogenophilus genome:
- a CDS encoding aldo/keto reductase — translation MKSFLDLKLSELGIGTYLGELDQNTSEGYRRVIKSAYIDYGINVVDTAIVYRYMKSERDVGAVLKEVGRGRFIVSTKGGYVPYDADSGIDPKDYFYENFINNGLIKLDEMTPQGHYLSAKFIEWCLNKSLDNMQTNYVDVYFLHNPEEQLNFFSREIFERKLIECFEFLESKVKEGKVRYYGLATWSGFRVSPTSRQYLNLSQIVDLARQVAGEDHHLRFIQLPYSLGMPEAYTLKNQELKGKKLSTLEACNELGIYVYTSASIYQGRVIGRVPQALKEKLGVNSDVLASLQFVLSTPGVGTALVGMSKPEHLKENAQILSIKRLSPEDFASLFVRFSQ, via the coding sequence ATGAAGAGTTTTTTAGACCTTAAACTTTCAGAGCTGGGAATTGGTACTTATCTTGGTGAGCTAGACCAGAATACTTCCGAAGGTTACAGGCGGGTTATAAAGTCTGCGTATATTGATTACGGAATAAACGTGGTGGACACCGCTATCGTTTACAGATACATGAAGAGTGAGAGGGATGTGGGCGCAGTTCTGAAAGAAGTAGGAAGGGGTAGATTCATAGTTTCTACAAAAGGAGGTTATGTACCCTACGATGCAGACTCAGGTATAGACCCAAAAGACTACTTTTACGAAAACTTTATTAACAATGGTTTGATAAAACTTGATGAGATGACACCCCAAGGACACTACCTATCTGCCAAGTTTATAGAGTGGTGTTTAAATAAAAGTTTAGATAATATGCAAACCAATTATGTGGATGTGTATTTTCTTCACAATCCGGAAGAACAGCTAAATTTCTTTAGCAGAGAGATTTTTGAAAGAAAGCTTATAGAGTGCTTTGAGTTTCTGGAAAGTAAAGTGAAGGAAGGCAAGGTCAGATATTACGGACTTGCTACATGGAGCGGTTTTAGGGTGTCTCCCACAAGTAGGCAGTATCTTAACCTTTCACAAATAGTAGATTTAGCCCGTCAGGTAGCGGGAGAAGACCACCACCTTAGGTTCATACAACTACCCTACAGTCTTGGAATGCCAGAAGCTTATACTCTTAAAAACCAAGAGCTAAAGGGCAAAAAGCTATCTACCTTAGAAGCTTGCAACGAGCTTGGCATATACGTATATACAAGTGCAAGTATATACCAAGGTAGAGTTATAGGTAGGGTTCCACAGGCTCTTAAAGAAAAGCTTGGGGTAAATTCAGATGTACTTGCAAGTCTTCAATTTGTCCTGAGCACCCCGGGCGTAGGTACCGCACTTGTAGGCATGAGCAAACCAGAACACCTCAAAGAAAACGCTCAGATACTGAGTATAAAGAGGCTATCTCCGGAGGACTTTGCAAGCCTGTTTGTAAGATTTTCTCAGTAG
- a CDS encoding glycosyltransferase family 4 protein — protein MKGRLIFVHKFFPVDPKGVLGGAETVSVDTAVGLAKAGWEVYFFGYLPRGNQIVDGVRFIDYGEDYNLYEVFKEYKDKEFDACICVHAYPAKTLLSFENIKRFFLLPQDTRFIEHRAGPHFINKYFDGVICLSDYQKDAYLRWGIKEEKLKKIPYGIDTHTYRPLSERNMNKIMFAGATTKEKGIDLLFEAFKKLNNLIPHLELHIYGDASLWGMAQDVKKHADALRVFFHGKVGKEELIKAYSESALCIIPTVPELYQESLPRSSLEAQACGCPVIGTKSGGLPETFLDGQTGFLVEPLSVDNLVKTIKEALEDKERLKAMSQRAVEFIKENFSFEKQIKKLEDYILSVPPQKERVSSITYKDLKILYYTEVPLMPSKTSSCNREYEILKILLEKGAKITYTHGFFINGVEPEVEDLHKSYENFHILIPIYTHLTSIRDHDLLWITETWELERLRKALNLARRAKLVYNIPVIFDIMDSIYKHMLRWKDAGIEITEDEIKAVYSVEKELYSLSDVVIFVSEEERDFVVKEFSVDVDKTFIISNIHYPTDNPANGQKKSVCFIGSTLNPNNLLAIKYFLNKIYPLVLQRDPEIEFYAIGDKTNELMLDRIVEDKSLLKIYEKKVHLVGWVKNIGEEIRKHKLSVAPLISGSGIKGKILNSLEYGVPVVTTSLGAEGFVDLGNSGIVVADSPEDFAQAIVELIKDEEKRKELANKGLSYVRKHFSRSKAEDTLVRMLPIIRKAIGLNFSKTKPCKYKVLSDYQVILPEGYKRTDDFDEVFYAVLSEYEDKYHLISFNYLDVYSVDPLMRPFLEDSSQAYKWLPTIIKKDLQKEFLKEGALRWIHTDTILCYREYKLEGLRGKLIEIGLKNKMFFKKHPLMERLAKKIYRLIT, from the coding sequence ATGAAAGGTAGGTTAATTTTTGTACACAAGTTTTTCCCTGTTGATCCAAAGGGTGTCCTTGGTGGTGCAGAAACAGTAAGCGTGGACACAGCTGTTGGGCTTGCAAAAGCTGGCTGGGAAGTTTACTTTTTTGGATATCTTCCAAGAGGTAATCAGATAGTAGATGGGGTTAGGTTTATAGACTACGGTGAGGACTATAATCTTTATGAGGTTTTCAAGGAATATAAAGATAAGGAGTTTGATGCGTGTATATGCGTGCATGCCTATCCAGCAAAGACCCTCTTAAGCTTTGAAAACATAAAGAGGTTCTTTTTACTACCTCAGGATACGCGCTTTATAGAACACAGGGCTGGACCACACTTTATAAACAAGTACTTTGACGGGGTTATATGTCTCTCAGATTACCAAAAGGATGCTTACCTGCGCTGGGGTATAAAGGAAGAAAAGCTTAAAAAGATACCATACGGGATAGATACACATACCTATAGACCTCTATCAGAAAGAAACATGAATAAGATAATGTTTGCAGGAGCAACTACTAAGGAAAAAGGAATAGACTTGCTTTTTGAAGCATTCAAAAAGTTGAACAACCTTATACCACATTTGGAACTCCATATATACGGAGACGCAAGTTTATGGGGTATGGCTCAAGACGTAAAAAAACATGCAGACGCGTTAAGGGTATTTTTTCACGGCAAAGTGGGTAAGGAAGAACTTATAAAGGCTTACAGTGAGTCTGCTCTGTGCATTATACCCACAGTACCTGAGCTTTATCAAGAATCCTTACCAAGGTCTTCTTTAGAGGCACAGGCTTGTGGTTGTCCTGTTATAGGAACTAAGAGCGGAGGACTACCAGAGACTTTTTTGGATGGACAGACGGGCTTTTTGGTAGAACCCCTGAGCGTGGATAACCTTGTAAAGACCATAAAAGAAGCCCTTGAAGATAAAGAAAGGTTAAAAGCCATGTCCCAAAGAGCAGTAGAGTTTATAAAGGAAAATTTCTCTTTTGAAAAGCAGATTAAAAAGCTTGAAGATTATATACTTTCTGTTCCTCCGCAAAAAGAAAGGGTAAGCAGTATTACTTACAAAGACCTCAAGATACTCTACTACACAGAAGTACCCCTGATGCCATCAAAAACCTCCTCTTGCAATAGGGAGTACGAAATACTAAAAATACTTCTTGAGAAAGGAGCGAAGATAACTTATACTCACGGGTTTTTTATAAACGGTGTAGAACCAGAAGTGGAAGATTTGCATAAATCTTACGAAAATTTTCACATATTAATACCCATATACACTCACCTTACCTCTATAAGAGATCACGATCTTCTGTGGATAACAGAAACTTGGGAACTGGAAAGACTTAGAAAAGCTCTAAATTTAGCAAGAAGAGCTAAGCTTGTTTATAACATACCAGTAATCTTTGACATCATGGACAGTATATACAAGCACATGCTAAGATGGAAAGATGCAGGAATAGAGATCACAGAAGATGAGATAAAAGCGGTGTATAGTGTAGAGAAAGAGCTTTATTCATTATCTGATGTGGTCATTTTTGTATCTGAGGAAGAAAGGGATTTTGTGGTAAAAGAGTTTTCCGTAGATGTTGATAAAACTTTTATAATATCAAACATACACTATCCAACAGATAATCCTGCGAACGGGCAGAAGAAAAGCGTGTGCTTCATAGGAAGCACCCTTAACCCTAACAACCTGCTTGCTATAAAGTACTTTTTGAACAAAATATACCCCTTGGTACTTCAAAGAGACCCAGAGATAGAATTCTACGCCATAGGAGATAAGACAAATGAGTTGATGTTAGATCGCATAGTAGAAGACAAGAGTTTATTAAAAATCTACGAAAAGAAAGTTCATTTGGTAGGTTGGGTGAAGAACATAGGAGAGGAGATAAGAAAACACAAGTTATCTGTAGCACCGTTGATCTCCGGTTCAGGTATTAAGGGTAAAATATTAAACAGTCTTGAATACGGTGTGCCTGTAGTGACAACTTCCTTAGGTGCAGAAGGGTTTGTAGATTTAGGAAACTCTGGAATAGTTGTAGCAGACAGCCCCGAAGATTTTGCACAGGCTATCGTAGAACTCATAAAGGATGAAGAAAAAAGAAAAGAACTTGCCAATAAAGGGCTATCTTATGTCAGGAAACACTTCTCAAGAAGCAAAGCAGAAGATACACTTGTGCGCATGCTACCTATTATAAGAAAAGCCATAGGGCTAAATTTCTCTAAAACAAAGCCTTGTAAGTATAAAGTATTGTCCGATTATCAAGTGATCCTTCCAGAAGGCTATAAGCGCACAGACGATTTTGATGAGGTTTTTTATGCGGTCCTAAGTGAGTACGAAGATAAATATCACTTAATATCCTTTAATTATCTTGATGTTTATAGCGTGGATCCTCTCATGAGACCCTTCTTAGAGGACTCTTCACAGGCTTATAAGTGGTTGCCTACCATAATCAAGAAGGATTTACAAAAGGAATTTTTAAAAGAAGGAGCCTTAAGATGGATCCATACAGACACCATCCTGTGCTACAGGGAGTATAAACTTGAGGGGTTGAGGGGTAAGCTTATAGAAATAGGATTGAAAAACAAGATGTTCTTTAAAAAACATCCTTTGATGGAAAGGTTAGCAAAAAAGATATACAGGTTGATAACATGA
- a CDS encoding glycosyltransferase family 4 protein, giving the protein MNVLIVENHVPFMEGGAERHAENLKKALTQMGHTVEILRIPFKSYPIENLIKQAFIARIMDLEEVTGRKVDLLITMRFPNYYIDHPNKVVWLIHPYKGAHELWDRPYLDLPRNPSGYAVREFILQMDRKHLKNAKKLFVVSKTMNERIKKYLGLEGEVLYHPPPNTENLHCKEYQNFIFFPSRISPLKRHYLAIEAMKYVRSNIKLVVCGRPDSPWILEEFLQRLRGLEDRVVYLGEVSDEEKIDLYSRCLAVLFPTAEEDYGYVALEAMFSKKAVITCIDSGGPTEFIEDGITGFVVQPTPTDIAQAIDRLAQNPQMAMQMGERAYQKVLSMNLSWKQVVEKILEEL; this is encoded by the coding sequence ATGAATGTGCTTATTGTAGAGAATCATGTGCCTTTTATGGAAGGTGGTGCAGAAAGGCATGCTGAGAATTTAAAAAAAGCTCTTACACAAATGGGACACACTGTGGAAATTCTAAGAATACCCTTCAAATCCTATCCTATAGAGAATCTTATAAAGCAGGCTTTTATAGCGAGGATCATGGACCTTGAGGAGGTAACAGGTAGGAAGGTGGACCTGCTAATAACCATGAGATTTCCCAACTACTACATAGACCATCCTAACAAAGTGGTGTGGCTAATACATCCTTACAAGGGCGCTCACGAGCTGTGGGACAGGCCTTACTTAGACCTTCCACGAAACCCAAGCGGATACGCAGTCAGGGAGTTCATACTACAGATGGACAGAAAACATCTAAAGAATGCAAAGAAGCTCTTCGTAGTCTCAAAAACTATGAACGAAAGGATTAAAAAGTACTTGGGACTTGAAGGAGAGGTGCTGTACCATCCACCACCAAACACAGAAAATCTTCACTGTAAGGAGTACCAGAACTTTATCTTCTTTCCAAGTAGGATAAGCCCACTCAAAAGGCACTACTTGGCTATTGAGGCTATGAAGTATGTAAGAAGTAATATAAAACTTGTGGTGTGTGGAAGGCCAGATAGCCCATGGATACTTGAGGAGTTTTTACAGAGGTTGAGAGGCTTGGAGGATAGGGTGGTTTATCTTGGAGAGGTGAGCGATGAGGAAAAGATAGACCTGTATTCACGATGTTTAGCTGTTCTTTTCCCTACAGCTGAAGAGGACTACGGTTATGTTGCTCTTGAGGCCATGTTCTCCAAAAAGGCTGTTATAACCTGTATAGACTCAGGTGGGCCTACAGAGTTTATAGAAGATGGTATTACTGGATTTGTAGTGCAACCTACACCCACAGACATAGCGCAAGCCATAGACAGGCTGGCTCAGAACCCACAGATGGCCATGCAGATGGGAGAGAGAGCTTACCAAAAGGTCCTTTCTATGAACCTTTCTTGGAAGCAAGTGGTGGAAAAAATTCTGGAGGAGCTGTGA
- a CDS encoding PIG-L deacetylase family protein, with translation MERKNERSTVVVIAPHPDDEVLGCGGTLYKHAQAGDEVLLYVLTDGSKFLDGNKRKEECVKVSKILGISHVEFLDFPDGELKNHIPSLKSALEERIKDFQKVYAPHPLDHHPDHIATSLAVISIFEEKPSFELHLYGVYNTFRYNQLVDVTDVCEIKMKALREYAYSLSVIGPELMTKRAEAFMRFPTINTCEDKLYEFFFMPEKPMTLSEILGYLTYDLLCQDPHTQLLKKIKSTEHLMHLLTQERSARLSAEQTLLDQKEELERLRGCQEELDKLKASVFFKVYDLYHTKLKPKLIPEGSLREGLYKRLISFIKGG, from the coding sequence ATGGAAAGAAAGAATGAGAGAAGCACTGTTGTCGTGATAGCTCCACACCCAGATGACGAGGTACTGGGTTGTGGTGGAACGCTTTATAAGCACGCACAGGCGGGGGATGAAGTCTTGCTGTATGTCCTTACAGACGGTTCTAAGTTTCTTGATGGGAACAAGAGGAAAGAGGAGTGTGTAAAAGTTTCCAAAATCTTGGGAATAAGTCATGTGGAATTTTTGGACTTTCCAGACGGAGAGCTAAAAAACCACATACCAAGCCTAAAGTCTGCTTTAGAAGAGCGGATAAAGGACTTCCAGAAGGTTTACGCTCCACATCCCCTTGACCATCACCCAGACCACATAGCCACATCCCTTGCTGTGATCTCCATATTTGAGGAAAAACCCTCCTTTGAACTGCATCTTTACGGTGTTTACAACACTTTTAGGTACAACCAGCTTGTTGATGTGACGGATGTGTGCGAAATAAAGATGAAGGCTTTAAGGGAGTATGCCTACAGCCTGAGCGTGATTGGTCCCGAACTCATGACAAAAAGAGCAGAGGCTTTTATGCGTTTTCCTACCATAAACACTTGCGAAGACAAGCTTTACGAGTTTTTCTTTATGCCAGAAAAGCCCATGACCCTCAGCGAGATCCTCGGGTATCTTACTTACGACCTTTTGTGCCAGGACCCCCACACACAGCTTCTAAAGAAAATAAAGTCCACGGAACATTTGATGCATCTGCTTACTCAGGAAAGAAGCGCGAGGCTCTCTGCTGAACAAACTTTATTGGATCAAAAAGAAGAGTTGGAAAGACTCAGAGGCTGTCAGGAGGAGCTTGACAAACTAAAAGCTTCTGTTTTTTTCAAAGTCTACGACCTATACCACACAAAACTAAAGCCCAAGCTGATCCCGGAAGGCTCACTCAGAGAAGGTCTCTACAAAAGGCTTATAAGTTTCATAAAAGGTGGTTAG
- a CDS encoding glycosyltransferase family 4 protein, translated as MQAVILNLVDPFKFRGGIERVVLHLMDMLSEEGYSIELIHADNSQKIGSYSPYWVGRQAYFSEKSWDLAIVNNLSGLGLFPGKAKKTVAIIHGLYTEFFENRVISEEDIQEMGVDYWEYLVNRYLNGYLAEAFVLNSADLIIAVCQRLKEAIQRQVEKHVVAIPNPVDPIFQPMDKKKIREMYNIPKDALVGLFVGRNDYTKGYDVFRELVRHTYKDILWVQAISSGSSDSYEPVRDIIAFREVSFEEMPIIYNLADFLVFPSRYEGFALSILEALACGIPVITSKSVVSEEIIDLLNGFLVAELSVEEFLRRIEVIKKYKVIRDHYREYISKEVRRRFSIELWKERMREALLS; from the coding sequence ATGCAGGCAGTTATCCTTAACTTGGTAGATCCTTTCAAATTCAGAGGGGGCATAGAAAGAGTGGTGCTTCATCTTATGGACATGCTAAGCGAAGAGGGTTACAGTATAGAGCTTATACACGCAGACAATAGCCAGAAAATTGGAAGTTATTCTCCTTATTGGGTAGGTAGACAGGCTTACTTTTCAGAAAAAAGCTGGGACTTGGCAATTGTAAATAACTTATCAGGCTTGGGTCTATTCCCTGGAAAAGCAAAAAAAACGGTAGCTATCATACACGGGCTCTATACAGAATTCTTTGAAAACAGGGTGATAAGTGAGGAAGACATACAAGAAATGGGAGTAGATTATTGGGAATACTTAGTAAATAGGTATCTCAACGGTTATCTGGCAGAAGCTTTTGTGCTGAACTCTGCGGACCTTATAATAGCGGTGTGTCAGCGCCTAAAGGAAGCTATACAGCGACAGGTTGAAAAGCACGTAGTAGCCATTCCTAACCCAGTGGATCCCATCTTCCAGCCTATGGACAAGAAAAAGATAAGGGAGATGTATAACATACCAAAGGATGCACTTGTGGGACTCTTTGTGGGTAGGAACGACTACACAAAGGGCTACGACGTATTTAGAGAGCTAGTAAGACACACTTACAAAGATATCCTTTGGGTACAAGCTATATCAAGTGGTAGCTCTGATTCTTATGAGCCTGTGAGAGACATAATTGCTTTCAGAGAAGTGTCATTTGAGGAAATGCCTATCATTTATAACCTTGCAGACTTTTTAGTGTTTCCTTCAAGGTATGAAGGGTTTGCGCTTAGCATATTGGAGGCTCTTGCGTGTGGTATACCGGTGATAACTTCAAAGTCGGTCGTGTCAGAAGAGATCATTGACCTTCTAAATGGCTTTTTGGTAGCAGAGTTAAGCGTAGAAGAGTTTCTTAGGCGAATAGAGGTCATAAAAAAGTACAAAGTCATAAGAGATCACTATAGAGAGTACATCTCCAAAGAAGTGCGCAGGAGGTTTTCTATAGAGCTATGGAAAGAAAGAATGAGAGAAGCACTGTTGTCGTGA
- a CDS encoding glycosyltransferase family 4 protein, whose product MQALILNMEDPLMFKGGTERVVLGVIDLLSQEGYRVEVIHKENSQKLGGFAPYWVGRQAHLSEKVWDLAVVNNLAGVGFFPGRTKKTVAIFHGLYMDFFGNAIKEEDLPKAGMNYWEYLVNRYLNGYIAEAFVLNSADRVVAVSQSLKEAIKKHTDRDVIVIHNPVDPSFRPMDKGRLREMYNIPKDALVGLFVGRNDYTKGYDVFREIVRYTYKDILWVQVLSGGGLASSIPLMKDIITFRGVPFEEMPIIYNLADFLVFPSRYEGFGLTIVEALACGIPVITSKSVVSEEIIDLLNGFLIEELSAEEFLKQIEVIKKYKVIRDHYREYISKEVRRRFSIELWKERMREVLV is encoded by the coding sequence ATGCAAGCTCTTATCCTCAACATGGAAGACCCTCTGATGTTCAAAGGGGGGACAGAGAGGGTTGTCTTGGGTGTGATAGACCTGCTCTCACAGGAGGGCTACAGGGTGGAGGTCATCCACAAAGAAAACAGCCAAAAGTTGGGTGGGTTTGCTCCTTACTGGGTAGGCAGGCAGGCACACCTTTCTGAAAAGGTCTGGGATTTAGCTGTGGTGAACAACTTGGCAGGTGTTGGGTTTTTCCCAGGCAGGACAAAAAAAACTGTGGCTATATTTCACGGACTTTACATGGACTTTTTTGGGAATGCAATAAAGGAAGAGGACTTACCTAAGGCAGGCATGAATTACTGGGAGTACTTGGTAAATAGGTATCTCAACGGGTATATAGCTGAGGCTTTTGTGCTGAACTCCGCAGACAGGGTGGTGGCGGTGAGCCAGAGCCTCAAAGAAGCCATAAAAAAACACACAGATAGAGATGTTATAGTAATCCACAACCCAGTGGACCCAAGCTTTAGACCAATGGACAAGGGAAGATTAAGGGAGATGTATAACATACCAAAAGATGCACTTGTGGGACTCTTTGTGGGTAGGAATGACTACACAAAGGGCTACGACGTATTTAGAGAGATAGTCAGATACACATACAAAGATATCCTTTGGGTGCAGGTGCTTTCAGGGGGTGGCCTTGCCTCCTCTATACCTTTGATGAAGGACATAATTACTTTCAGAGGAGTCCCATTTGAAGAAATGCCTATCATTTACAACCTTGCAGACTTTTTAGTGTTTCCTTCAAGATATGAAGGCTTTGGACTTACTATAGTGGAGGCTCTTGCGTGTGGCATACCTGTGATAACTTCAAAGTCGGTCGTGTCAGAAGAGATCATTGACCTTCTAAATGGCTTTTTGATAGAAGAGCTAAGCGCAGAGGAGTTTCTTAAGCAAATAGAGGTCATAAAAAAGTACAAAGTCATAAGAGATCACTATAGAGAGTACATCTCCAAAGAAGTGCGCAGGAGGTTTTCTATAGAGCTATGGAAAGAAAGAATGAGGGAAGTTTTAGTTTAA
- the mtnC gene encoding acireductone synthase, with product MAKILAVLTDIEGTTSSLSFVKDVLFPYSKNKLRSFLDSHWDDERIRAILEELFNKLGKTLSLEETLELLTKWIDEDRKDTVLKEIQGYIWEEGYQKGELMGHIYQDAYKKLKEWHSRGIKLYVFSSGSVKAQKLLFSHTPYGDLTYLFSGYFDTKVGSKKDPRSYETIAKTINIDPDKVLFLSDLEEELDCAKMAGMKTTRLARDCEVQSKHPTVKDFYSIEI from the coding sequence ATGGCTAAGATCTTAGCGGTGCTTACGGACATAGAAGGCACTACTTCTTCACTATCTTTTGTGAAGGATGTTCTATTTCCTTACTCAAAGAACAAACTAAGAAGTTTTTTAGACAGCCACTGGGACGATGAAAGAATAAGGGCAATACTTGAGGAGCTTTTTAACAAACTGGGAAAAACTCTAAGCCTTGAAGAGACACTTGAGCTTCTCACCAAGTGGATAGATGAGGATAGGAAAGATACAGTGCTTAAGGAAATTCAAGGGTATATATGGGAAGAGGGCTACCAAAAGGGCGAGCTAATGGGGCACATATACCAAGATGCTTACAAAAAGCTCAAGGAGTGGCACTCAAGGGGGATAAAGCTTTATGTCTTCTCTTCCGGGTCTGTAAAAGCCCAAAAACTTCTTTTTTCTCATACTCCTTACGGTGATTTAACCTATCTTTTCTCAGGATACTTTGACACAAAAGTAGGGAGCAAAAAAGACCCACGGTCCTACGAAACCATAGCCAAAACTATAAACATAGACCCTGATAAGGTGCTTTTTCTCTCCGACTTAGAAGAAGAGCTTGACTGTGCAAAGATGGCAGGCATGAAGACCACAAGGCTGGCAAGGGACTGTGAAGTGCAATCCAAACACCCAACTGTAAAGGACTTTTACTCCATTGAAATATAA
- a CDS encoding 1,2-dihydroxy-3-keto-5-methylthiopentene dioxygenase, with the protein MSLLVIYDEKGYPLLTEKDYKAISQRLDKVGVLFERWRVKPVKGQEDILRAYHDEIQRINETFHFVSVDVASITPDHPKKEELRNMFLKEHTHSDFEVRFFVEGRGTFYLHLQDRVYAVVCEEGDLISVPSGTPHWFDMGKEPHFTAIRFFTIPEGWVANFTGSNISEVIPDHDSIVSSWLRS; encoded by the coding sequence ATGAGCTTGCTTGTAATTTATGATGAGAAAGGCTATCCCCTTTTAACTGAAAAGGACTACAAAGCTATAAGCCAAAGGTTAGATAAGGTTGGTGTGCTTTTTGAAAGGTGGAGGGTAAAACCTGTAAAAGGACAAGAAGACATACTCAGAGCTTATCACGACGAGATCCAAAGGATAAACGAAACTTTTCATTTTGTATCTGTAGATGTGGCAAGCATTACACCAGATCACCCCAAAAAGGAAGAGCTAAGAAACATGTTTTTAAAAGAACACACCCACTCGGACTTTGAAGTGCGTTTCTTTGTAGAAGGCAGAGGCACTTTTTACCTTCATTTGCAAGACAGGGTTTATGCAGTAGTCTGTGAAGAAGGAGACCTTATAAGCGTACCTTCTGGTACTCCCCATTGGTTTGATATGGGAAAGGAACCACACTTTACCGCCATAAGGTTTTTCACTATCCCAGAAGGCTGGGTAGCAAACTTCACAGGAAGCAACATATCAGAAGTTATCCCTGATCACGATAGTATAGTAAGCTCATGGCTAAGATCTTAG
- the tig gene encoding trigger factor: protein MKVSVKEREGLFKELSVEVEGDMVKSAMEDVYRYLKENVSIEGFRKGTAPLWIIKARYKEHIEEEVGKRVANQTLQSAIEESKLKPVADIFLEEVKLEENVPKLTYRVVFETPPEFELKDLEGIEVEVRKIEFNEDLVKNRIEELREQHAVWEPVEREIREGDLVSVDYYIEEVQSGEITQGETSGIVGQKMFREEIEKALIGKKEGDEVFMEDLPLYDMEGKEAGRAKVKLVIKSVKEKVLPEINDDFAKELGLGDTWQSAEEKIREEVKQSVERLKKIIVEDAVAKKLIEMFEFELPQTLLSREVSHLVERRVQELAQYGIDTRYLNYKAMAQELMPQAIFNIKLRYILEKYADQKGIEVSQEDLEKKYQELAQQYGKSAEEIKSYFQQENLEGVLIEDIRREKAFSDIISKAVIKELEEKKDEGNT from the coding sequence ATGAAAGTTTCTGTAAAAGAAAGAGAAGGGCTTTTTAAAGAGTTAAGTGTAGAAGTAGAAGGCGATATGGTAAAGTCCGCCATGGAGGATGTTTACAGATACTTGAAGGAAAATGTGAGTATAGAAGGCTTTAGAAAGGGCACCGCACCCCTTTGGATCATAAAGGCAAGATATAAAGAACACATTGAGGAGGAAGTAGGAAAGAGAGTAGCTAACCAAACTCTCCAATCAGCCATCGAGGAAAGCAAGCTAAAACCTGTTGCAGACATATTTTTAGAAGAGGTAAAGTTAGAAGAGAACGTGCCCAAGCTTACCTACAGGGTGGTTTTTGAGACACCCCCAGAGTTTGAGCTAAAGGATCTTGAGGGCATAGAGGTAGAGGTAAGAAAGATAGAGTTCAACGAAGATTTGGTCAAAAACAGGATAGAGGAGCTCAGGGAACAGCACGCAGTCTGGGAGCCTGTTGAAAGGGAAATAAGAGAAGGAGACTTGGTATCTGTTGATTATTACATAGAAGAGGTGCAAAGTGGAGAGATCACCCAAGGAGAGACATCAGGAATAGTAGGACAGAAGATGTTCAGAGAAGAGATAGAGAAAGCTCTGATTGGAAAAAAAGAAGGTGATGAAGTGTTTATGGAAGACCTCCCCCTTTACGACATGGAAGGCAAGGAAGCAGGAAGAGCTAAGGTAAAGCTTGTTATCAAAAGTGTAAAAGAGAAGGTCCTTCCTGAAATAAACGATGACTTTGCAAAGGAGTTAGGATTAGGAGATACATGGCAATCTGCAGAAGAAAAGATAAGGGAAGAGGTAAAACAAAGTGTGGAGCGTCTGAAGAAGATTATTGTTGAAGATGCGGTAGCTAAAAAGCTCATTGAGATGTTTGAGTTTGAACTGCCACAAACACTTCTTTCCCGTGAGGTGTCCCATTTGGTAGAAAGAAGAGTGCAAGAGCTTGCCCAGTATGGTATAGACACAAGGTATCTTAACTACAAGGCTATGGCACAGGAACTTATGCCACAAGCCATATTTAACATAAAACTGAGATACATACTTGAAAAGTATGCGGATCAAAAGGGTATAGAAGTAAGTCAGGAGGATTTAGAGAAAAAGTACCAAGAACTTGCACAGCAATACGGAAAAAGCGCTGAAGAGATAAAGTCTTACTTCCAACAGGAAAATCTTGAAGGCGTGCTAATAGAAGACATACGCAGAGAAAAAGCCTTCAGTGATATAATAAGCAAAGCGGTGATAAAAGAATTAGAGGAGAAGAAGGATGAAGGAAATACTTAA